AAGCGCATTCGCGAGATCGTTGCCGGGCAGGCCATGGCCTATGGCGTCACCGCCGAGCTCGATTATCAGCGCAATTACCCGCCCACCATCAACCACGCGAAACAGACGGAGTTCGCGGTTTCCGTCGCGCGCGGGATCGTGCCGGAGGTGGAGGACGAGTCCGTGCCCTCGATGGGGGCGGAGGATTTCTCTTACATGCTGGAGGCGCGTCCCGGTGCCTTTCTCTACATGGGCCAGGGCGAGGGGCCGTTTTGCCATCACCCGAAATTCGATTTCAACGATGAGGCGGCGCCCATCGGGGCCAGCTTCTTCGCCCGGCTGATCGAGACCCGCCACCCCTTGAAGGGCTGAACGCTTTCGCGTTTTCATGGCCCGCATAAGGAGACCCCCATGCCCGTGATCAACTCCATCGCCGCCGAGGCAGACACGCTGACGGAATGGCGCCGCCATCTGCACCGACATCCCGAGCTGCTGTTCGACTGTGTGAAGACCGCCGCCTTTGTCTCTGAAAAGCTGAGATCTTTCGGTATTTCGGAAATACACGAAAGGGTCGCGCAGACCGGCGTCGTCGCGGTGATCGAGGGCCGCGCGCCGGGTCGCACCATCGCGCTGCGCGCCGATATGGACGCGCTGCCGATGGAGGATCTCTCGGGCACGGATCACGCCTCCACCGTGCCGGGCATGGCCCATACCTGCGGGCATGACGGCCATACGACGATGCTTTTGGGGGCTGCGAAATACCTCGCCGAGACGCGCAATTTCGCGGGCCGCGTGGTGCTGCTGTTCCAGCCGGCCGAAGAGGGCGGCGGCGGTGGCAAGGTCATGGTCGAGGAAGGCGTGATGGACCGGTTCGGCGTCGAGGAGGTCTATGGCATCCACAATTCCCCGGGCGAGCCCGAGGGCCATATTCTGACCGCCCCCGGCCCGCTGATGGCCTCGGCGGACGAGTTTCGCATCGAGATCGCCGGGCAGGGCGGCCATGGCGCCGAGCCGCATATGAGCACCGATCCCGTGCCCGCCGCCGCCGCCATGGTCGGCGCTTTGCAGACCATCGTCAGCCGCAATGTCAGCGCCATCGACCGGCTGGTGGTTTCGGTCACCGAGATCCATGCCGGCACCGCGCATAATATCATCCCCGGCACCGCCTGGCTGGGCGGTACGGTGCGCAGTTTCAGCCCCGAGACCCGCGATCTGGCCGAGCGCCGGCTGCGCGAGATCGCCGAGGCGCAGTCCGCCGTCTATGGCTGCACGGCGCAGGTGATCTATGATCGCGGCTATCCACCCACGGTCAATCACGCGGCACAGGCGGCCTTTGCCGCAGAGGTGGCGCGCGCGGTGGTGGGCGACGACAAGGTGCGCGACGATATCGACCCGATCATGCCGGCGGAGGATTTCTCCTACATGCTGGAGGCACGCCCCGGCGCCTATCTCTTCCTCGGGCAGGGCGACACGCCCAATTGCCACCACCCGAAATACGATTTCAACGACGCCATCGCGCCGGTCGGCGCGTCGTTCTTCGCGCGGCTGGTGGAAACCGCGCTGCCCCTGAAAAGCTGAGGGATCTCATGGCACTGGAAGACGCAAAAACCCAGATTGACCACGCTTTCACCCGCGAGGACCTGAAGGGGCCGAGCTTTGAGAACGTGTTCGGCGGCGCCACCTCCTTCCTGCGGCGCAAATACACCAAGGATCTGCGCGGGGTGGATATCGCCGTGACCGGCGTGCCCTTCGACCAGGCGGTGACCAATCGCACGGGCACGCGGCTCGGGCCGCGCGCGATCCGCGAGGCGAGCGCGCTGCAACCCTGCGACGCGCCCTATGGCTGGGGCTACGATGTGCTGAGCGAATTCGCTATCGCCGATTACGGCGATCTGGCCTTTGACTATGCCAATGTTTCGGCCTTTCCCGAAACGCTGGAAAAACATATTTCGGGAATCCTCGAACAAGGCGCCGCGACGGTGACGCTGGGCGGCGATCACTCGATCACCCTGCCGATTCTCAAGGCCCATGCGGAGAAATACGGGCCCCTGAGCGTGATCCAGTTCGATGCCCATACCGACACCTGGGCCGATGACGATTTCAGCCGCATCGACCACGGCACCTTCATGTATAAGGCGGTGAAGCTCGGTTATGTGGACCCGGCGCGCTCGGTGCAGATCGGCATCCGCACCGACAATCCCGACACGATGGGATTTCACATCCTCGACGCCCGCGAGGTGCATCGCGAGGGGCCCGAGACCGTCGCCGCCCGCATCCACGACATCGTCGAGCGTCACCCGGTCTATCTTACATTCGACATCGACGCGCTCGACCCGGCTTTCGCGCCGGGCACCGGCACGCCGGTCTGGGGCGGGCTCAGCAGCCATCAGGCGGCGGTGATGCTGCGCGGGCTTGCCGGGATCAACCTCAAGGGCGGCGACGTGGTCGAGGTCTCGCCGCCCTTCGACACCACCGGTGCCACCGCCATCGCGGCGGCGCATGTGGCGACCGAGCTGCTTTGCCTCTGGGGCTGGACGCGACGTAAAGGTTGAATGCGCTTCGGCGGATTCCCGCGATTGTGAGCGCAACGGCCTTTTCCCGCCGGGCAGAATCATGTGAACAGGAGAGCGCGCGGCCCGGGCAGGGATTTGCTGTGCCCGGATTGCCCGGCGCTGCCGGATCGCGATGTTCAAACGAAAGGGCCGTTCGTCTTGCGGATTCTGTTCTGGATCATTCTGCTCGCCGTGATCGGCGGGCTCGCCTGGATCCGTCTTGCCCCGTCCGATCCCGCCGTCTGGCATGTGGATCCCAAGGTGAGCGCGGATCAGGATCTGGCCAGCGGCGTGCGGCGGCGAATCTCCGGCGGCGAGGCGGTCTTTGCCGCGCTGCATCGCATCATCCTGGAAACGCCGCGCACCGAGGTGCTGGCCGGCACGCCGGATGAGGGGCGGGTGACCTATATCACCCGCTCGCAATGGATGGGCTTTCCCGATTACACCACGGTGCAGCTGGGCGAGGGGCATCTGGAGCTTTACGCACGCCAGCGCTTCGGTCAGTCGGATCTCGGCGTGAACCGGACCCGGGTCGAGGGCTGGCTGGACCGGCTCGGCGCCGCGGAGTGACGGCAAATTCCTCAAAAGGAATTTGCAAATCTCTTCGAAGAGATTTGTGCCGCCCTTGACGCCTGCGCGGTTTCGGGGAAGACAGTGGCGCCATGATCCCCGCAGACCGTCTTCAGCAGATCCGAGAGCGTTTCGAATATCTTGAGGCCCGCATGGCCGAGGGATCGGGCGATATTGCCGCTCTGGGCCGCGAATATGCCGAGCTGAAACCGGTGGTCGAGCAGATCGCGGATTGGGACCGGCTCCAGACCGATCTCGCCGAGGCCGAGGCGATGCTGACCGATCCCGAGATGAAGGCGCTGGCCGAGGAGGAACTGCCCCTGCTGCGCGCGCGGCTGCCCGAGGCGGAGCAGGCGCTTCAGCTCTCGCTGCTGCCCAAGGATGCCGCCGATGCGCGCCCGGCAATCCTCGAGATCCGCCCCGGCACGGGCGGCGAGGAGGCGGCGCTCTTCGCCGGCGATCTCGCCCGCATGTATCAGCGCTATGCCGAGGCGCGCGGCTGGCGCTGGGAGGTGATTGAGGAGCAGCCGACCGAGCTTGGCGGGCTGCGCGAGCTGGTGGTGCGGATCGAGGGCGACAATGTCTTTGCCCGGCTGAAATTCGAATCCGGCGTGCACCGCGTGCAGCGCGTGCCCGAGACCGAGAGCGGCGGCCGCATCCACACCTCCGCCGCCACCGTCGCCGTATTGCCCGAGGCCGAGGCGGTAGATATCGACATCGCCCCTGGCGATATCCGCATCGACACGATGCGCAGCTCCGGTGCCGGCGGTCAGCACGTCAACACCACCGACTCGGCGGTGCGGATCACCCACCTGCCCACCGGTATCGTGGTGACCAGCTCGGAAAAATCCCAGCACCGCAACCGCGAGATCGCGATGAACGTGCTGCGCGCCCGGCTCTTCGACATGGAGCGCCAGAAGGCCGCGCAGGACCGCGCCTCGGACCGCCGCAGCCAGGTCGGCAGCGGCGACCGCTCCGAGCGCATCCGCACCTATAACTTCCCCCAGGGCCGCATGACCGATCACCGCATCGGGCTGACGCTCTACCGGCTCGACCAGATCCTCGGCGGCGATATCGACGAGATCGTCGATGCGCTCACCGCCGATGCGCAGGCGGCGCAGCTCGCGGAGATGGGCGCGTGAGGCGCGCCGGGGCGGGGGGAAAAGAATTTTCGGAGGAAAATTCTTGGGCGCGCCGATGACGGGCACGGCGCTTCTGGCCGAGGCGGTGCGACAGCTCGCAGAGGCGGGCATCCCCGATCCCGCCCGCGATGCGCGCCGGCTGCTGGCGCATGTGCTCGGCATCGCGCCCGGACGACTGACGCTGGTTCTGCCCGATCCGGTCTCTCAGGACCATGCCGCCGCCTTCGCCGCCCTGATCGCCCGCCGCGCCGCCCGGGCGCCGGTCTCGCATCTGACGGGCCAGCGCGCCTTTTACGGTCGCAGCTTTCGGGTCACCCCCGATGTGCTCGACCCGCGCCCGGAGACCGAGATCCTCATCGCTGCGGCGCTGGAGCAGCATTTCACACATCTGCTCGACCTCGGCACCGGCTCCGGCTGCATCCTGCTCACGCTGCTGGCGGAGCGCTCCGAGAGCCGGGGAATCGGCACCGATCTCTCGGACGCCGCGCTCGCCGTCGCCACCCGCAACCGCGACGCTCTGCACCTCACCTCACGCGCCACACTGAGGCAGGGCGACTGGTATGCCGCGCTTGGGCAGGTGCCGGAGCGCTTCGACCTGATCGTCTCGAACCCGCCCTATATCGCGCTGGCCGAAATGCCGGGGCTGGAAGACGAGGTGCGCCTACACGAGCCGCGCCTGGCGCTGACCGACGAGGGCGACGGGCTTGGCGCCTATCGTGCCATCGCCGCCGGCGCGGCGCGGCATCTTGTCCCGGGCGGGCGGATTCTCGTCGAGATCGGCCCCGATCAGGCCTCGGCGGTCGGCGCCCTGATGAGGCAGGCCGGGCTGGGCGATGTCGCGGTGATCCAGGATTTCGACGGGCGCGACCGGGTGGTTTCGGCCCGTCTGCAAACGCTTTGAGTCGAATGAGACGCGGATTTCTGCCGGATTTCCGGTCACCTTCACCGATTTTCCCTTGTTTCCGGGCCCCGGACATGGTTAGTCATGAGAGATCGGAGCGGTGGATGCCTTTCGGCGGTCCCGCCCGACATTAACCCTACATAAGTGTGACCCCGCATTGGATGGCGCCCTAAGCGCCGCAGGGTCACAGGGACAGTCAGACACAAGGCTGATAGCAGAACAACATGCGATCCTCGAAATCCCGTTCGCGGTCGAAGAACAACCGCAACCGCAACTCGCTGGGCAATGTCGTCAACCGGGTGTTCGACAGCTCTGGCCCCGAGGGCAAGGTGCGCGGCACGCCGCAGCAGATCATCGACAAGTACAACCAGCTGGCGCGCGACGCCTCGCTGGGCAATGACCGTGTCGCCGCCGAGAACTTCCAGCAGCATGCCGAGCATTACATGCGCATGCTGTCCGAGGCGCAGCGCGAGGTCGATGCCCGGCGCGAGCAGCAGGAGCGCGAGAACCGCGAGCGCCAGTCGCAGCGTGACCGGGAACGTGCCGAGCGCGATGCGCAGAAATCCTCCGATCGCGAGGAGGGCGACGCGCAGCCGCAATCGCAGCCGACGCCGCAGGACACGCCGCGCGCTCAAGAGGGCGGCGCGCCGCAGTCCGACGTGATCGACATGGGCGGCTCCGAAGATGCCGGTCTGGTGGAGACGCCGGAAAATCGTGAAACCCCGCCGCCCGCTGCGGAGGAAAAGCCCAAGCGCCCGCGCCGTCCGCGCAAGAAGGCCGAGCCGGCCGCCGAAGAGGGCGCAACTGCGGAGGAAAAGCCCGCCCGCAGCCGCGCGCCCCGCAAGAAAGCCGATAAGACCGACAAAACCGATAAGGGCGAGGCTCCGGCACCAGACGCCGCTGAGTAAGCTCTTGTAACAAGATACAGAAACGCCGCACCCCGGTCTCTCCGGGGCGCGGCGTTTCCGTGTCAGGTCAGGGTCAGGTCAGGTGTCAGGCCAGCGCCCGGGCCAGCGCGCAGAACTGCTCCAGCGAGACCTGCTCGGCCCGTTCCGTCGGCGCGATGCCTGCCGCCTCCAGCCGGTCCTCGATATCCGGCGCCAGCCCCTTCAGCGCGGCGCGCAGCATCTTGCGGCGCTGGTTGAAGGCGGCGGCGACCACGCGCTCCAGCACCGCGCGCTCGGCGGGAAAACGCGGCTCGGGCAGGGCGCGCAGATGCACCACGGCGGACGAAATCTTGGGGGGTGGGGTAAAAGCCGAGGGCGGCAGGCTCAGCACGATCCGCGCCTCGGCGCGCCACTGCGCCAGCACCGCGAGACGCCCATACGCCTTGCTGCCCGGCTGCGCCACGATGCGCTCGGCCACCTCGCGCTGGAACATCAGCGTCAGCGTGGTCCAGAACGGCGGCCAGGCCTCCGGCGTCAGCCAGCGCACCAGAAGCTCGGTGCCGACATTGTAGGGCAGGTTGGCACAGATCGCGATAGGCGGGGTCAGATGCGCCAGCGGATCGACCTGCAACGCATCGCCCGAGATCACCTCCAGCCGCCCGGGATAGGCTTCGGCGATCTCGGCCAGTGCGGGCAGGCAGCGCGTGTCCTTCTCGATGGCCAGCACCTTGCGCGCGCCCTCGGCCAGAAGCCCCCGGGTCAGCCCGCCGGGGCCGGGGCCGACCTCCAGCACATCCATGCCCGAGAGATCGCCCGCCTGCCGCGCGATCTTGGCGGTCAGGTTCAGATCCAGCAGAAAGTTCTGCCCCAGCGATTTCTTCGCCGAGAGCTCATGCGTCGCGATCACTTCGCGCAGCGGCGGCAGCCCGTCGATCCCGCTCATGTCTTCATCTTTCTCAAAATATTCACCGCGACGCGGGACGCCTTCGCGGCGCCCGGCATGGGCCGCGACCCGTCCGCCCGCCGGTCAAACCGTCCCACCGGCCATGCGCCAGGCGAGCGTCAGCGCCGCCACCGTCGAGGAAGGGTTGGCGATGCCCTTTCCGGCGATGCCGAAGGCGGTGCCGTGATCGGGCGAGGTGCGGATGAAGGGCAGGCCCAGCGTCACGTTCACGCCCTTGTCGAAGCCCAGCGTCTTGATCGGGATCAGCGCCTGGTCGTGATACATGCAGACCGCCGCGTCATAGCCCGCCCGCGCCTCCGCATGAAACATCGTATCGGCGGGCAGCGGGCCTGCCAGATCCATGCCCTCGCCACGCAGCCGGTCGAGCACCGGCACGATCAGCTCGATCTCCTCGCGGCCCATGCGCCCGCCTTCGCCCGCATGCGGGTTGAGCCCGGCCACGGCGATGCGCGGCGCGGCGATGCCGAACTGCGCGATGAGCGCCGCATGGGTGATGCGCAGGCGCTTTTCCAGAAGCTCGGCGGTCAGCGCGCGCGGCACTTCGGAGAGCGCGATATGGATGGTGGCGGGCACGACGCGCAGCTCGTCGGAGGCGAGCATCATCACCACCTCGTCAGCGCCGGCGAGGGCCGCGAGATATTCCGTATGGCCGGGATAGGCAAAGCCCGCACCCTCGGCCAGCGCCTGTTTCGAAATCGGCAGGGTACAGAGCGCCGAACAGGCGCCCTCCTGCACCAGCGCCACGCCGTGCGCGATGGCCTCGATCACTCCGGCGGCCTGTGCGGGTTGCGGCGTGCCGGGCTCGCGCGGGCCGGGCAGGGCGAGCGGCAGCACCGGCAGCGCCTCCTCGGCCGCTTGCGCCGCCTCCTCGGGGCTGCTCACCAGCACATGCGGCACGCGGCCCGGCAGATGCGCGGGCTCTCCGATCCAGACGAAAGGCAGCGCCGCGCCGAGGATCTCCCAGGCGCTTTCCGCCAGTTCCGGGCCGATCCCTGACGGTTCCCCGCAGCTCATAGCGACGGGTGCGGGGGCGGCGCTCATTTCTCGACGATGCGAGCGTTGGCGCGCAGCTGCGCGAGATAGGCATCGGCCAGAGCGCCGACGCGGCGATTGCGCAGCCCCATCTCGACCTCCGCGCGGTCGGCCTCCTCGGAGACGGCGGCGGTGCGGCCGCAGAGCATCAGGAAGACCAGCGTCTGCCCGTCCGAGCGCGTCAGCGCGGTCGAGACCTCGCCGGGATCGAGCTTGGAAAGCTCATAGGCGATGTCGGTGGGGATCTCGGCGGGCGGCAGCGTGCCGCGGTCCAGCACGTTTTCCGGCTGGCCCTTGGCGACGCCGTAAAGATCGTCGCAGCGGTCCACCCGCTCCGCCAGCACCCGCGCCTTGGCCAGCGTCTCGGGGCTGCGCCCGCCCGGCATGTAATAGGCGGCGTATTCCACCGCCGCGATCTCGGCCGGGGTATAGCCGGTCTCTTCGATATCGCGCAGCTGGAACAGGGCGATGGCGCCGGGGATCGGCAGCGGGTCGGTCACTTCGCCGGGCGCCAGCCCGAGCAGCAGCGGACGCAGTTGTGGCGGCAGGTCGGTCAGTTCGCGCCACGGCAGGCGCCCGCCGGCGCCGCGCGTCGCGGTGGCGGAATAGCGTCGCGCCTCGGCGGAGAACTCGGCCAGCGAGGTGAGCTGAGAGATCCGCGCGGCGCGGGCGCGCACCTCCTCGGCGTTCTGCGGCGTCATCGGCATGATCAGCTCGGAGAGCAGCACCCGCACGTCGGAGCCCCCGCCGGCGCCCGCGAGCGCGCGGTCGATCTCGTCGGGCGAGACCTGCGCGCGTTGCGCGAACCTGCCTTGCACCAGCGTCCGCCAGGCGGTGCCGGCGCGGATGAAATCGCGGAACGTCTCTTCGGCGACGCCGCCGCGCGCCAGCTCGGTGATGAACTCCTCGCGGCTGAGCTCTGCGCGGCCGGCGAATTCCTCCATGCCGTCGAGAATCTCCTGCTCGCTGGGCTCGATCCCGGCCTCGCGGGCGGCCAGCAGCCGCAGCCGGTCGTCGATGAGCTGCTCGCGGGCGAGCTCCGCCGGATTGCCCGGCGCGTTGAGCAGCGTCAGCATTTGCGCGCGCTGGTCGATCTCGTATTGCGTGATCACCATTTCATCGACGGTGATCGCCGGTGCGAACAGCCCCTGCGCCGGGGCCGTTGCGGGGGTCACGGCCAGCGCGAGCCCCGTGGCGAGAACGAGCGAGCGGAAAAGGCGGGCAGGGGTCAGTTGCATGTGCGTCGGTACTCCTTGGCGCTGCCTGTGGTGCCAAAGCCTGTCAGCGCCACTGTCAGGCCGAAATCTGTGGACGGTTCGAGGTTGGTCGAGGAGGCAAATTTGCGCATCACCGAGAAATCCACCTGAACGCATTCATTGCGGTATTGCAGCCCCAGCCCGGTGCGGTCAAGCCGCTGGTCGGCAAGGTCATAGCGCCACTCCGCCGAACCGGTCCAGTGGCGGTTGATCCGGTAGGAGCCGTCAAAGCCCCATTCGGCCTGCCCCTCGTCGCGGTCCTCGTCGGCATCCTGCACCATCATCACATAGGTGGCGCCCAGATCCATGCGCGCATTCGCCCAGCTGGCGCGGGCCTCGGCCTTGCTGAACTCGGCGCTTTCGTCGAGCAGCCCGCGCGCCGAGATGCGCAGACCCAGCGGGTTGGTGAAGCCGCCGGCGATCAACCAGTCCGAGGCCTCGCCCTCGAGGCCCGAAGAGCGGCTGAAATCATCGTCCACCCGGTCGCGCCAGACCCGGCCGAGGGTCAGCGCGGCGGTCCAGCCCGCCGGCGCCTCGTGCAGCCAGCGCAGCCCGGCGGCGAGTAGCCGGCCGCGCTCGTGCCGGTCGTCGGCGGGGAAGCGCGACAGCGACAGCAGGTTGGCCTCGTCGAACTCGACCCGGGTGCTTTCGTCGTTGGGGATGTCCGGGCGTTCGCCGCCGACCCAGCCATATTGCAGCACCGGCTCCAGCAGGGTGCGCTCGCCATAAGCGCCGCGCCGGATCAGCGGCCAGCGCAGCTCCAGCGCCGCGCCGGGGGTGAACTGCGAGGCCTCGCTGTCGGAGGCGGCGTCGTCGCGCACCGCGTAGCGGTCGGCCCAGAGATACCCCGAGACACCGGCACGGATGCCTCCCGCCAGCGTCCAGCGCCGTTGCCAGCTCGCCTCGGCCGAGAGCCGCGCCATGTCGCGCCCGTCGACGACGCTGTCGTCGTCATTGCTGTCGATATCCAGATCCGAGCGCCGGTAATGCGAATGCACCATCGCCCCGAGCCGCAGCTCGCCGCCCATGCGCGTGGGGAAGAACCGCCGCTCGTACATCGCGTTGATCATGGTGGAGGGCTGGGTGTCGTTTTCCTCGGCGGCGCGCAGCGTCTCGTAATAAAGCAGATCGCCCTGGATATATTCGTCCCTGCGGGCGCGGCTCACGGTCAGCGCGCTTTCCAGCCGTTCGCTGGGGCCGTAATCGTATTCGTTGAAATAGGCGTCGTCCGAAACGCTCTGGATATCGAATTCGAGCTTGAAATCGTCGCGCAGATCGAAGTCGCCCTCGATGAAGAGATAGCCGCGGGTATCGTCAGGCCGCAGCGTGTCCTTGGTCACCGCGCCGTTCACCTCGATCGTGCCATTGGCAAAGGCGCGGCGGTAACGTGCCTCCAGCGTGCGGGTTTCCGAGGAGACATAGGGCGTCAGGGTGATGTCCTGATGATCGCCGAGCGGAATGAAATAGGGCACGCGCAACCCGGTGCCGAGCAGCGTGGTGCTGCGGATCGTCGGCGTCAGGAAGCCGCGTGCGCGCTTCAGCGACGGGTCGGGCAGGCGCATATGCGGCAGCCAGAAGATCGGCACGTCGAGCAGGCGGAACTGCGCGCCCTCGAAATAGAGCTGGCGCTCGTCCTGATCGTGGATCACCCGGTTGGCGCGGATCTGCCAGAGCGGCACCTGATTGCGGCCGCAGACCTGGCAGGAGGTCACCGCGACGCGCGAAAGCTGGGTATAGCGACCCTCGACCCGCTGCGCCTCGACCGCCGCCAGTTGCAGCTGGTCGTCCATCACCATGCGGGCGCCCTTCAGCAGCCCGTTGCGCAGGCCTTCCTCCATCTCGGCGGCATCGGCGAGCAGCAGGTTGCCGGCCTCGTCGGTGATCCGGATCGGCCCCTCGATGGTCAGCGTGCCGTTCTCCTGATCGAAGAGGATGCGCGTGGCGGTCATCCGCATGCCGTCATGCAGCGCCTCGACATTGCCGGAGGCGACGAGCCGCGTGCCGTCCTCGACAAAGACCGAATCCGCGATGAGCAGCGCGGGCTCGGTGCTTTCGTCCTGCGCATCGGCGGCGATGGTGGTGGTCTGTGCGAGCACCGGCAGCGGCGCCGAAAGCGCGAGCAGGGCGGCGAGGCAGAGCGGGCGGGCGAGGCGGATCATCAGCCGTCCTCCATCTGAAGGACGAGTCCCAGCGCCAGCAGCAGCGATGCCACCGGCGGGATCCAGGCGGCGAGGATCGGCGGCAACTGGCCGTTCTCACCCATGATCTGCGCGAAATTGCGCACGTAGTAGAGGCCGAAGCCAAGCAGCACGGCGGCCAGCACATGCAGGCCGGTGCGTCCCAGCCGCGCCGGGCGCATGGTAAAGCCCGCGGCGACGAGCACCATGGCGATCAGAAAGACAGGCCGCGCCAGCTCCATCTGGAACCAGACCACATGGCGTCGCGCGGAAAAGCCCGCCTGTTCCAGCCCGCCGATGAACGCCGGCAGATCCCAGATCGCGATGGCCGAGGGCTTGCCGAAACGGTCGCGGATGCCGTCCTGCGTCAGATCCGACTCGATGCGCAGCACGTCGTGGCGCTCGGCGGAGCTTTCGGGGTTGAGCCCGGCGGCGAGCGGCCAGGCCTTGGCGTCATGCAGCACCCAGGCGCCGTTTTCCAGCGCCGCCTCGGCGGCCTGGATGCGGCGCACCGGCCCGCCATCGGGGGCATAGGCGAGAAAGCTCACGTCATAGAGCACCGTGGCATCGGGATTGGCGCGGTCGGCGCGGATCACCGTCTGACCGCGCGCGCCGCCCTGACGCAGCCACAGCCCTTCCTTGCCGATGGAGATCACCGAGGCGCCGTCGCTCTCGTAGCTTTCGGTCAGGTCGCTGGCGCGTTTCGAGGTGGCGGCGACGAGCGGGTTGAGCATCGCCACGGTAATGCCGCTGATCACCAGCGCCACCAGCACCGGCCCCAGCAGCGCGGTGAGCCCGGCACGCCCGGCGGCGCGCACCACCACCAGCTCGGAGCTGCGCGCCAGCATCAGGAACAGCGCCGCCGTGGCGAGGATCATCACCAGCGGCAGGATCTCGTAGAGTCCCTCGGGCAGTTTCAGCAGCGTCACCTGCACCACCTGGCCAAAGCTCACGTCACTGTCGAACTTGCGCAGTTGTTCGACCAGATCGACGAGGCCGAGGAACAGCGCGAAGATGCCGAGGATCGACATGAACATCCAGAAGAAGCGCCGGGCGAAATAGCGGTGCAGGATCATGCGGGCGCCGCCTCCGTCTCGGGGGCGGGCTTGCCGGGGCGGAAGGGCCGCGAGGCGCGCCAGAGCAGCACGCCGGCGATGCCGGTGCCGGTCACGCTCGGCAGGTAGATCAGCGGCCAGAGCGCGGCATTGGCGCGCACCGGATCGCTCACCGCGCTTTCCACCAGTTTCACCAGCACCAGCAGAAAGATCGCCCCGACGATTTGCCGGGTGATGCCAAAGCGCGAGAAGGTGCCGGTCATCAGCGCCGCATAGCCGATCAGCGCCGCCACCACGCAGAGCAGCGGCTGCTCGAAGCGCATATGCGCCTCCTCCAGCACCTCGCCGATGCTGTCATCGACCTCTGTTGCCACGGCGTTCGTCTCGGTCAGCAGCTCCCAGGTGGAGATCTGCCGGCTGCGCCGTCCGGGCTGGTTGCCGGCGGAGACCAGCTCGCTGATATCGTAGGTGAGATCGGTGAAATTGGTGGTCGAAAGCGTCTCTTCGGCGCGCAGGAAGGTCTGCGCGATGCCCGATTTCATCGCCAGTTTCGGCCCGGAATCGTCGCGCAGGATATAGGCGGTCTCTGCCGTGTAGGTCATCGAGCGCCGGGAATCGCGGCGGTCCGACAGGTAGACATCCTTCAGCTCGCCCTCGGGGGTGATGTCGCGGATATAGAAGGTCACGCCACGGGTCGGGTGCAGAAAGGTGCCCTCATGCAGCAGCCTTGCCGAGACCGAGCCGGAGATCTGCGACTCGCGCAGGCGCAGCTGGGCGATGGAGGCGGGCACCAGCAGGTGGCTGAGAATCGCCATCATCGCACCGATCACCAGCCCGAAGATCAGCACCGGGCGCGCGATGCGCCATGGCGAGTAGCCCATGGTCTTGATCACCGTCAGCTCGGATTCGTTCGACATGCGGTTGGTGACATAGACCGCCGCGCCAAAGGCCGCGATGGGCAGCACGATGGCGATGACGCCCGGCAGGCTCAGCAGCGTGAATTCGAGAAAGATGCCCGCGGTATGGCCGTCGGCGATCAGCTCGTCGAACAGGCTCACCGACCGGTTGACCCAATAGACCATCACCAGCACAAGGGCAAAAAACCCAAAGACCACCATGAGTTGCGACAGCATATATCTGTCGAATCTCTG
The window above is part of the Salipiger abyssi genome. Proteins encoded here:
- the pdxA gene encoding 4-hydroxythreonine-4-phosphate dehydrogenase PdxA; this encodes MSAAPAPVAMSCGEPSGIGPELAESAWEILGAALPFVWIGEPAHLPGRVPHVLVSSPEEAAQAAEEALPVLPLALPGPREPGTPQPAQAAGVIEAIAHGVALVQEGACSALCTLPISKQALAEGAGFAYPGHTEYLAALAGADEVVMMLASDELRVVPATIHIALSEVPRALTAELLEKRLRITHAALIAQFGIAAPRIAVAGLNPHAGEGGRMGREEIELIVPVLDRLRGEGMDLAGPLPADTMFHAEARAGYDAAVCMYHDQALIPIKTLGFDKGVNVTLGLPFIRTSPDHGTAFGIAGKGIANPSSTVAALTLAWRMAGGTV
- a CDS encoding peptidylprolyl isomerase translates to MQLTPARLFRSLVLATGLALAVTPATAPAQGLFAPAITVDEMVITQYEIDQRAQMLTLLNAPGNPAELAREQLIDDRLRLLAAREAGIEPSEQEILDGMEEFAGRAELSREEFITELARGGVAEETFRDFIRAGTAWRTLVQGRFAQRAQVSPDEIDRALAGAGGGSDVRVLLSELIMPMTPQNAEEVRARAARISQLTSLAEFSAEARRYSATATRGAGGRLPWRELTDLPPQLRPLLLGLAPGEVTDPLPIPGAIALFQLRDIEETGYTPAEIAAVEYAAYYMPGGRSPETLAKARVLAERVDRCDDLYGVAKGQPENVLDRGTLPPAEIPTDIAYELSKLDPGEVSTALTRSDGQTLVFLMLCGRTAAVSEEADRAEVEMGLRNRRVGALADAYLAQLRANARIVEK
- the lptG gene encoding LPS export ABC transporter permease LptG, encoding MILHRYFARRFFWMFMSILGIFALFLGLVDLVEQLRKFDSDVSFGQVVQVTLLKLPEGLYEILPLVMILATAALFLMLARSSELVVVRAAGRAGLTALLGPVLVALVISGITVAMLNPLVAATSKRASDLTESYESDGASVISIGKEGLWLRQGGARGQTVIRADRANPDATVLYDVSFLAYAPDGGPVRRIQAAEAALENGAWVLHDAKAWPLAAGLNPESSAERHDVLRIESDLTQDGIRDRFGKPSAIAIWDLPAFIGGLEQAGFSARRHVVWFQMELARPVFLIAMVLVAAGFTMRPARLGRTGLHVLAAVLLGFGLYYVRNFAQIMGENGQLPPILAAWIPPVASLLLALGLVLQMEDG
- a CDS encoding LPS-assembly protein LptD; amino-acid sequence: MIRLARPLCLAALLALSAPLPVLAQTTTIAADAQDESTEPALLIADSVFVEDGTRLVASGNVEALHDGMRMTATRILFDQENGTLTIEGPIRITDEAGNLLLADAAEMEEGLRNGLLKGARMVMDDQLQLAAVEAQRVEGRYTQLSRVAVTSCQVCGRNQVPLWQIRANRVIHDQDERQLYFEGAQFRLLDVPIFWLPHMRLPDPSLKRARGFLTPTIRSTTLLGTGLRVPYFIPLGDHQDITLTPYVSSETRTLEARYRRAFANGTIEVNGAVTKDTLRPDDTRGYLFIEGDFDLRDDFKLEFDIQSVSDDAYFNEYDYGPSERLESALTVSRARRDEYIQGDLLYYETLRAAEENDTQPSTMINAMYERRFFPTRMGGELRLGAMVHSHYRRSDLDIDSNDDDSVVDGRDMARLSAEASWQRRWTLAGGIRAGVSGYLWADRYAVRDDAASDSEASQFTPGAALELRWPLIRRGAYGERTLLEPVLQYGWVGGERPDIPNDESTRVEFDEANLLSLSRFPADDRHERGRLLAAGLRWLHEAPAGWTAALTLGRVWRDRVDDDFSRSSGLEGEASDWLIAGGFTNPLGLRISARGLLDESAEFSKAEARASWANARMDLGATYVMMVQDADEDRDEGQAEWGFDGSYRINRHWTGSAEWRYDLADQRLDRTGLGLQYRNECVQVDFSVMRKFASSTNLEPSTDFGLTVALTGFGTTGSAKEYRRTCN
- the lptF gene encoding LPS export ABC transporter permease LptF; this encodes MLSQLMVVFGFFALVLVMVYWVNRSVSLFDELIADGHTAGIFLEFTLLSLPGVIAIVLPIAAFGAAVYVTNRMSNESELTVIKTMGYSPWRIARPVLIFGLVIGAMMAILSHLLVPASIAQLRLRESQISGSVSARLLHEGTFLHPTRGVTFYIRDITPEGELKDVYLSDRRDSRRSMTYTAETAYILRDDSGPKLAMKSGIAQTFLRAEETLSTTNFTDLTYDISELVSAGNQPGRRSRQISTWELLTETNAVATEVDDSIGEVLEEAHMRFEQPLLCVVAALIGYAALMTGTFSRFGITRQIVGAIFLLVLVKLVESAVSDPVRANAALWPLIYLPSVTGTGIAGVLLWRASRPFRPGKPAPETEAAPA